The proteins below come from a single Fusobacterium nucleatum genomic window:
- a CDS encoding SDR family oxidoreductase: protein MKIFIVGGSSGIGLSLAKRYASLGNEVAICGTNEKKLKKLKDNSDDIKIYKVDVRDKNELKSAIDDFSKGNLDLVINSAGIYTNNRTTKLTDKEAYTMIDTNLTGVLNTFEAVRDMMFENNRGHIAIVSSVAGLLDYPKASVYARTKMTIMGVCETYRAFFRDYNINITTIVPGYIATDKLKSLSEEDISKKPTVLSEEESTNIIIKAIEEKKEKIIYPLSMKILISIIIKLPKRVLTYILMKQANWDRK, encoded by the coding sequence ATGAAAATTTTTATAGTTGGGGGAAGTTCAGGGATAGGTTTATCTCTTGCAAAAAGATATGCTAGCTTAGGAAATGAAGTAGCTATCTGTGGAACTAATGAGAAAAAATTAAAGAAGCTTAAGGATAATAGTGATGATATAAAAATATATAAGGTTGATGTTAGAGATAAAAATGAGCTTAAATCTGCCATAGATGATTTTTCTAAGGGAAATTTGGATTTAGTCATAAATTCTGCTGGAATATACACTAATAACAGAACAACAAAATTAACTGATAAAGAAGCTTATACTATGATAGATACAAATTTAACAGGAGTTTTAAATACTTTTGAAGCAGTGAGAGATATGATGTTTGAAAATAATAGAGGACATATTGCAATAGTATCATCTGTTGCAGGTTTGCTTGACTATCCAAAAGCCTCTGTCTATGCAAGAACTAAGATGACAATAATGGGAGTTTGTGAAACATATAGAGCATTTTTTAGAGATTATAATATAAATATAACTACAATAGTACCTGGATATATAGCTACTGACAAATTAAAATCATTAAGTGAAGAAGACATATCAAAAAAGCCTACTGTACTTTCTGAGGAAGAATCCACAAATATAATAATAAAAGCTATTGAAGAAAAAAAGGAAAAAATAATATATCCATTAAGTATGAAAATTTTAATTTCAATAATAATAAAGTTACCTAAAAGAGTTTTAACCTATATTTTGATGAAACAAGCTAATTGGGATAGAAAATAA